A region of Salvelinus namaycush isolate Seneca chromosome 9, SaNama_1.0, whole genome shotgun sequence DNA encodes the following proteins:
- the LOC120053541 gene encoding potassium voltage-gated channel subfamily A member 1-like: MTVVAGDNMDETAAVTGHPQDAYPPDHEDHDCCERVVINIAGMRFETQLKTLSQFPETLLGNPKKRMRYFDHLRNEYFFDRNRPSFDAILYYYQSGGRLRRPVNVPLDMFSEEIKFYELGVDAMEKFREDEGFVREEERPLPEKEFQRQIWLLFEHPESSGPARGIAIVSVMVILISIVIFCLETLPDLKEDPKGRFKTVGNHTFYYKPNILTDPFFIIETLCIIWFSFELIVRFFACPSKAVFSKNMMNIIDIVAIIPYFITLGTELAEDPEDQEEGMGEQATSLAILRVIRLVRVFRIFKLSRHSKGLQILGQTLKASMRELGLLIFFLFIGVILFSSAVYFAEAEEKGSYFGSIPEAFWWAVVSMTTVGYGDMVPVTIGGKIVGSLCAIAGVLTIALPVPVIVSNFNYFYHRETEGEEQAKLLEVSEPNISESNSSRRSSSTVSKSEYMEIDGDINNSIDNFREANLRTGNCTLANQNCVNKSKLLTDV, encoded by the coding sequence ATGACCGTTGTGGCAGGAGATAACATGGATGAGACCGCAGCCGTAACGGGGCACCCGCAGGACGCGTACCCCCCCGACCATGAAGACCACGACTGCTGCGAAAGAGTGGTCATCAACATAGCGGGGATGCGGTTCGAGACCCAGCTCAAAACTCTCTCCCAGTTCCCCGAGACATTGCTAGGCAACCCCAAGAAGAGGATGCGCTACTTTGACCACCTGAGAAACGAGTATTTCTTTGACAGAAACCGTCCCAGTTTCGATGCCATCCTCTACTATTACCAGTCCGGGGGAAGGCTGAGAAGGCCCGTCAACGTCCCGTTGGATATGTTCTCGGAAGAGATCAAGTTTTATGAGTTGGGAGTGGATGCCATGGAGAAATTCCGTGAGGATGAGGGCTTCGTCAGGGAGGAAGAACGTCCTTTACCTGAGAAGGAATTCCAGCGTCAGATCTGGCTGCTTTTTGAGCACCCAGAGAGCTCGGGTCCGGCCAGAGGGATTGCTATAGTATCTGTAATGGTAATTCTGATTTCCATAGTCATATTTTGTTTAGAGACTTTACCCGACTTGAAAGAGGATCCTAAGGGTCGGTTTAAGACTGTAGGGAATCATACCTTTTACTACAAACCAAACATCCTAACTGACCCTTTCTTCATTATTGAAACTCTTTGCATTATCTGGTTCTCGTTTGAGTTGATCGTGCGTTTTTTCGCGTGTCCAAGCAAGGCAGTCTTCTCCAAAAACATGATGAACATTATTGATATAGTGGCCATCATCCCTTACTTCATCACACTGGGCACGGAGCTGGCTGAGGACCCCGAAGACCAGGAGGAGGGCATGGGGGAGCAGGCAACATCTCTGGCCATTCTCAGGGTAATCAGACTGGTCAGAGTGTTTAGAATCTTTAAGCTGTCACGACACTCCAAAGGATTGCAGATCCTGGGACAGACCCTCAAGGCCAGTATGCGCGAACTCGGATTGCTGATATTCTTCCTCTTCATCGGAGTCATCCTCTTCTCAAGCGCGGTGTACTTCGCAGAGGCCGAGGAGAAAGGGTCGTACTTCGGCAGCATACCGGAAGCTTTCTGGTGGGCCGTGGTGTCTATGACAACTGTGGGCTATGGGGATATGGTGCCTGTCACTATAGGGGGCAAGATAGTGGGTTCCCTTTGCGCCATTGCTGGTGTGTTGACGATTGCGCTCCCAGTGCCTGTCATTGTGTCCAACTTCAACTACTTCTACCACAGGGAGACCgagggagaggagcaggccaAACTCTTAGAAGTTAGTGAACCAAACATTAGTGAAAGCAACTCTAGTCGCCGCAGCTCGTCCACAGTCAGCAAATCCGAATACATGGAAATTGATGGAGACATTAATAATAGCATCGACAATTTTAGAGAGGCAAACCTCAGAACTGGCAATTGCACTCTAGCAAACCAAAACTGTGTAAATAAAAGCAAGCTGCTCACAGATGTGTAG